Proteins encoded together in one Capricornis sumatraensis isolate serow.1 chromosome 3, serow.2, whole genome shotgun sequence window:
- the SAP25 gene encoding histone deacetylase complex subunit SAP25, with the protein MEDGELDVVSSAIKRSRKPSRSSLRCVCVCARRARGQEQCVWGAGAPSSRPHPGGLHVHFRCRGSLAGFALARGPATPPPGGARGNPGGSARHVSRKRAGRPRHEASRGPARGAATQARGHARVAAQVSEGGRAGGGTERGQAGCASAEVWPSRLDMLPWTPRRWGAGEEQAPRERRPSAGSGLSQAWDSRENALGEQGAAARGSPQPWPRRLSWTRKEKLRPRLPRGLVAKHSLGTPVPFSPQRTLGVTPSKMTLLAPWDPNYEATAGCRLVWGPSCASGISFSGRTLYHPSFWPLYQAASCRDLRPSLAGHQSEEQVPRAAGFPVMCSEDVFFLDPLLPRGQRVPLYLSEVPQQVMGSLKLLLPRPIMSPWLLPIPSSGCSTTWLSGPELIALTGLLQMSQGEPRPSSSGAPGLPSGPPAPASDHPAASGGPGCSHCGEPSLPGTPDAQGP; encoded by the exons ATGGAAGACGGGGAGCTGGATGTTGTGTCAAGTGCAATAAAGAGAAGCCGgaagccctctaggtcatccctcagatgtgtgtgtgtgtgcgcgcgccgCGCGCGCGGACAAGAGCAGTGCGTGTGGGGAGCGGGTGCCCCCTCCTCACGTCCACATCCGGGTGGCCTCCACGTCCACTTCCGGTGCCGCGGTTCTCTCGCAGGCTTCGCCCTCGCGCGCGGCCCTGCCACCCCGCCGCCTGGGGGCGCTCGCGGGAATCCCGGCGGGTCCGCGCGCCACGTGTCCCGGAAACGTGCTGGGCGCCCGCGTCACGAGGCATCGCGAGGTCCAGCGAGGGGGGCCGCAACCCAAGCTCGCGGGCACGCGCGCGTGGCAGCACAGGTCTCTGAGGGAGGCCGGGCCGGTGGAGGGACCGAGAGGGGCCAGGCGGGCTGCGCGAGCGCCGAGGTGTGGCCTTCCCGACTCGACATGCTGCCCTGGACCCCCCGGCGGTGGGGCGCGGGCGAAGAGCAGGCGCCCAGGGAACGACGCCCCTCAGCGGGCAGCGGCCTCTCCCAGGCCTGGGACTCCAGAGAGAACGCTCTGGGGGAACAAGGAGCAGCCGCACGGGGCAG TCCTCAGCCCTGGCCTCGAAGGCTTTCCTGGACTCGGAAAGAGAAGCTTCGGCCTCGGCTGCCCCGAGGCCTGGTTGCCAAGCATTCCCTGGGAACTCCAG ttCCTTTCTCCCCTCAGAGGACTTTGGGGGTGACACCATCAAAGATGACCCTGCTAGCGCCCTGGGACCCCAACTATGAGGCTACAGCAGGATGTCGGCTGGTGTGG GGACCCAGCTGTGCGTCTGGCATCTCCTTCTCAGGCCGGACCTTGTACCATCCCTCATTCTGGCCTCTGTACCAAGCAGCCTCATGCAGGGACCTCAGGCCCAGTCTAGCAGGACATCAGAGTGAAGAGCAAGTGCCCAGGGCTGCAG GGTTCCCGGTGATGTGCTCTGAAGACGTCTTCTTTTTGGACCCTCTGCTGCCCCGTGGGCAGCGTGTTCCCCTGTACCTGTCTGAGGTCCCTCAGCAG gTGATGGGCTctctgaagctgctgctgccacGTCCGATCATGTCCCCCTGGCTCCTCCCCATTCCATCTTCAGGCTGCTCCACTACCTGGCTCAGTGGGCCAGAGCTGATCGCCCTCACTGGCCTCCTGCAGATGAGCCAGGGGGAACCAAGACCCAGCTCCTCAGGGGCTCCCGGGCTCCCTTCtggccccccagcccctgcctctgaTCACCCAGCTGCCAGTGGTGGCCCAGGCTGTTCTCACTGCGGGGAACCATCTCTCCCTGGGACCCCAGACGCCCAAGGTCCATAG
- the LOC138075648 gene encoding insulin receptor substrate 1-like, whose protein sequence is MALGPPRPWVCPADVRLCGHLRKQKSQRRRFFVLRADPPRLECYESEKKFRAGRTPPKFSVNLGGACTISKRMDARQRHLIVLYTRDRSLGVAAASEAEQQAWYSALLEARAAAGEAPAVSSGPSSHEDPGAWILAPFQDVWPVTLRPKGLGRARGLGSGGYCLCLGSGVLSLLRKPGARGTGASPPPALRLSLLSVRRCGHADSFFFLELGRSASTGPGELWLQAPDAVVAQSIHETVLAAMKRIGDSSTVGRAEPLPRKPPTGAFRPSVRQSYETPDSAAQTSELNRRNGRSETSEQATLKTLARLGEAASNPARLERGGGYITMGAGSDYEPMKGGQAGGYVVMEPPGLPASTKAAPHQPLQDGGSTEYVTMSCCAPRSFPFLPLSSAAGEPGPGLQGAHLGLRGGWGRAGAQPSLQPPSELAGEYVCIEYAAADYIGMGTAIPEPPDHGLNYVDLDLVPPLEVRGHAPGARSRPHSYARLEFQNLAEAESSCSITPDSQVRFGPPPCP, encoded by the exons ATGGCCCTGGGTCCGCCGCGGCCCTGGGTCTGCCCGGCTGACGTGCGGCTCTGCGGCCACCTGCGGAAGCAGAAGTCCCAACGCCGCCGCTTTTTTGTGCTCCGCGCCGACCCGCCGCGCCTCGAGTGTTACGAAAGCGAGAAGAAGTTCCGCGCCGGCCGAACGCCGCCCAAGTTCAGTGTGAACCTGGGGGGCGCCTGCACCATCAGCAAGCGCATGGACGCACGCCAGCGCCACCTGATCGTCCTGTACACGCGCGACCGCAGCCTGGGCGTGGCGGCGGCCAGCGAGGCGGAGCAGCAGGCGTGGTACAGCGCCCTGCTCGAGGCGCGCGCCGCCGCCGGTGAGGCCCCAGC TGTCTCCTCAGGTCCCAGTTCCCACGAGGACCCCGGGGCCTGGATCCTCGCTCCATTTCAGGACGTCTGGCCTGTGACGCTGCGACCCAAGGGGCTGGGGCGGGCACGAGGCCTGGGCAGCGGCGGCTACTGCCTGTGCCTGGGTTCCGGGGTACTGAGCCTGCTGCGGAAGCCAGGGGCTAGAGGCACCGGGGCATCTCCGCCGCCGGCCCTGCGCCTGTCCCTGCTTAGCGTGCGCCGCTGCGGCCACGCagactctttcttcttcctggagcTCGGCCGCTCGGCATCCACGGGTCCCGGGGAGCTGTGGCTACAGGCGCCCGACGCCGTGGTGGCCCAGAGCATTCACGAGACCGTCCTGGCCGCCATGAAGCGAATCGGGGACAGTAGTACTGTTGGCAGGGCTGAGCCACTGCCAAGAAAGCCCCCAACGGGAGCATTCAGACCCTCTGTCCGCCAATCTTATGAGACCCCAGACTCCGCGGCCCAAACAAGCGAGCTGAACCGTCGGAATGGCCGGAGCGAAACCAGCGAGCAAGCGACCCTCAAGACCCTGGCGAGGCTGGGGGAGGCAGCCTCCAACCCCGCGAGGTTGGAGCGGGGCGGGGGCTACATAACAATGGGAGCCGGGAGTGACTACGAGCCCATGAAGGGCGGCCAAGCCGGTGGCTATGTGGTGATGGAGCCCCCGGGCCTTCCCGCCTCCACCAAAGCAGCTCCCCACCAGCCGCTCCAGGATGGAGGAAGCACTGAATACGTGACCATGAGCTGCTGTGCACCACGGTCCTTTCCTTTCTTGCCTCTTTCCTCCGCGGCGGGGGAGCCTGGACCCGGGCTCCAAGGCGCTCATCTCGGCCTCCGAGGCGGCTGGGGACGGGCTGGGGCTCAGCCCAGCTTGCAGCCGCCATCAGAGTTAGCCGGGGAGTACGTATGCATTGAGTATGCGGCCGCGGACTACATAGGAATGGGCACTGCCATCCCCGAGCCCCCCGACCATGGCCTCAACTACGTGGACCTGGATCTGGTCCCTCCCCTGGAGGTGCGAGGCCACGCACCCGGGGCCAGGTCCCGCCCACACAGCTACGCTCGGCTGGAGTTCCAGAACCTCGCGGAGGCCGAG AGTTCCTGCAGCATCACTCCAGACTCTCAAGTCCGCTTTggtcccccaccctgcccctga